The following are from one region of the Pocillopora verrucosa isolate sample1 chromosome 3, ASM3666991v2, whole genome shotgun sequence genome:
- the LOC131783893 gene encoding uncharacterized protein, which produces MSDIQTSFVNTVKMKETEKEQKQTNRRQTLNRLCSGSGLLLSVFCCVALIHQELRIQENHQMILNSAKRCAKMETEVLRKVQQNIGGWHSLKPESTMRPATKDGENANPSRRKRSALNVSQQDSNLTSAKVQLLIKKELSLLQNQFFAKDHTLCRPGPKGNRGRRGKAGTRGKPGPPGKPGPNGPPGKHGPIGAQGPKGIKGDIGKPGSPGSVGLTGPSGVKGAKGEPGQSLSAPSLLERPVGMTVNESQTAMFKCTADGNPKPKVTWSKLNSTLPFGRHVVESRGQLIVRDIRRGDEGVYLCRAESFLGQVNASAKLYVFFAPEIILSSNEVLAVGKQDVSIACSASGQPHPIVTWSKAFGTLPMDRTKAIDGTLTIYNVTKKDRGTYICRAVNILGSAADIVQLVIFSRPRFKARPPKEMTPMAGSTVHLPCVVESDLKTTISWTKHGRSSLPAGSNVLQNGTLVMNSIKKSHEGSYTCRAANALTAIETKVKISFPIKATSCSVIRKNLNNASGNYVIDPDDEGPLAPFTVYCDMSDKDGVGVTVISHDTERRTRVKDANNYVRDIHYTGASLSQLASLTKVSSNCEQFIQYECHHSMMTNVGWWVSRDSTKMNYWGGALPGSGKCACGMTNSCANSRLRCNCDMNDSVWREDSGILTDKNHLPVRQMRFGDTGGSIEEGYHTLGKLKCYGIA; this is translated from the exons ATGTCTGATATCCAAACTAGTTTTGTGAACACTGTGAAgatgaaagaaacagaaaaagagcagaAGCAGACGAACAGAAGACAAACATTGAACCGTTTGTGTTCCGGGTCAGGCCTCTTGTTGTCGGTTTTCTGTTGTGTCGCGCTAATTCATCAGGAGCTCAGAATACAAGAAAATcatcaaatgattttaaactcaGCAAAAAGATGTGCAAAGATGGAGACAGAAGTCCTTCGAAAAGTACAGCAGAATATTGGAGGATGGCACAGTTTGAAACCTGAGAGCACAATGCGGCCGGCGACCAAAG ATGGAGAGAACGCCAACCCAAGCCGACGAAAACGCTCTGCTCTAAACGTTTCACAACAGGATTCAAACCTAACATCCGCTAAAGTACAACTGCTTATCAAAAAAGAACTTAGTCTACTGCAAAACCAATTCTTTGCCAAGGATCACACACTCTGCCGCCCAGGACCAAAAGGTAACAGGGGTCGTCGAGGCAAAGCGGGAACTCGGGGAAAACCGGGTCCCCCAGGGAAACCAGGCCCAAACGGACCTCCTGGCAAACATGGACCGATAGGGGCTCAGGGGCCGAAAGGAATAAAAGGGGACATCGGGAAACCGGGGAGCCCTGGCTCCGTGGGGCTTACAGGCCCGTCGGGTGTGAAAGGCGCTAAAGGTGAGCCGGGCCAGTCCCTCTCAGCCCCATCTCTGTTAGAGCGTCCCGTTGGAATGACAGTCAATGAAAGTCAGACAGCCATGTTCAAATGTACTGCGGATGGTAATCCAAAGCCAAAAGTCACGTGGTCTAAGCTGAACTCAACGCTCCCTTTTGGACGTCACGTAGTGGAATCCAGAGGCCAACTGATTGTGAGGGACATTAGACGTGGTGACGAAGGAGTTTATTTATGCAGAGCTGAAAGCTTTTTGGGACAAGTGAACGCCTCGGCAAAGTTATATGTTTttt TCGCTCCTGAGATCATTCTATCATCTAACGAAGTGTTAGCTGTAGGAAAACAAGATGTTTCTATCGCCTGTAGTGCTTCTGGTCAGCCTCACCCCATTGTCACGTGGTCTAAGGCGTTTGGAACTTTGCCAATGGACAGAACCAAAGCGATTGATGGAACACTAACAATTTataatgtgacaaaaaaagacaGAGGAACGTACATCTGTAGGGCGGTGAATATTCTGGGATCAGCAGCGGACATAGTTCAACTCGTGATATTTTCTCGTCCGCGGTTTAAAGCTCGACCCCCGAAAGAAATGACTCCAATGGCTGGCTCAACTGTTCATCTGCCGTGCGTGGTCGAGAGTGACTTGAAAACAACAATCAGTTGGACGAAGCATGGCAGGTCGTCCTTACCTGCAGGGTCCAATGTTCTACAGAATGGAACTCTGGTAATGAACAGCATAAAGAAATCACACGAAGGATCTTACACTTGTAGAGCTGCTAATGCTTTGACAGCAATAGAAACCAAAGTCAAAATCAGCTTTCCGATTAAAGCAACGTCTTGTTCTGTGATAAGGAAAAACCTCAACAATGCAAGCGGAAATTACGTCATTGACCCAGATGACGAGGGACCTCTTGCACCATTTACAGTTTATTGTGATATGAGTGACAAGGATGGGGTTGGCGTGACAGTCATCAGTCACGACACTGAAAGAAGAACACGCGTGAAAGATGCAAACAATTACGTAAGGGATATTCATTACACCGGAGCAAGTCTGTCTCAATTGGCAAGTCTCACTAAAGTCTCCTCAAACTGTGAACAGTTTATCCAGTATGAGTGTCATCATTCTATGATGACAAACGTTGGCTGGTGGGTGTCACGTGACTCCACTAAGATGAATTATTGGGGCGGAGCACTACCTGGCAGTGGTAAGTGCGCATGCGGAATGACCAACTCATGCGCAAACTCTCGTCTTCGTTGTAACTGTGACATGAACGACAGTGTGTGGCGTGAAGACAGTGGTATTCTCACGGATAAGAATCACCTACCGGTTAGACAAATGAGGTTTGGGGATACAGGCGGTTCTATCGAGGAAGGATATCACACACTGGGAAAACTAAAGTGTTACGGAATCGCTTAA